One Littorina saxatilis isolate snail1 linkage group LG1, US_GU_Lsax_2.0, whole genome shotgun sequence genomic window carries:
- the LOC138974171 gene encoding ubiquitin carboxyl-terminal hydrolase 10-like isoform X1, translating into MESTKASEQEVRFSEVSFLDLRGLDEAESHKLYQILGVPFPDQEQQGVLGNSGQTQAPEPLGHIGTDSPIQFMTESTLPPEAFVGSNELGQHITASELNTPSSVVDRQHGQGLNPFPMTNGFQAVESFKGVPLHFFPAPNGGQTMVHVPTPVPLMPGDITPDLAQFYQTQPPPNMRVPGTNVNAAAFVPGMTYPVLAPTERVQMQPVNFPFAPVTHHVPMPPMGAPVKPQQMQGVPVAPNTCVASVLTGSAVPILTSSKNVTAPNISNGNIASVPATVKPAFSQNDAPAGKDVSQVLSAKGPTKPSVNAQGPTKPSVNAQLPAKESNQSTSMIVLPTPLPDKNMQQGDSAVKPTRVSNSVSVSVNLAVTSAVGGHSTAPPPEKIQQPTPPPTKDSKNYSAPKGPTMPPASTQAANAPSGTALSDSTVNASPSLKVQPAVRTSSVTQGGVTSPQNVARVPPPTHSERSADPPPPPPPAGFPSLASTATPRKGAGFLNGVSSSSAEGLSSSAKTAAAPTPSAEQAPPAAGADATSTSAAEKAKPEEPKPAFSFAAAAAAPPTKMSYAFCVKGNNPQGPAPVVIYKPETEKTPTTSPSAEESKAQEKLVVSVEKDSMSLKLGGFLSTYAVNHVGVPLIPRGMTNTSNWCFMNSTLQALMSAPQVYHLLKNMGILMDEHCRKESSTPICDSLVTFINEFSKAGRQGNSKRGRNTEVTIGQSFDPSYIRKLLVSHNSFSKTYKNGRQEDAHEFFQALVNGSHEEQALLMKHATGKGKAEANGYPEANGCDAENAEEDGSDGDGWMKVDSKGKATEVNLNVRHEEEKTPMKQIFGGVSVRSIFQQGKGERATEEHWNDFPLDSQCGSVLEALVNITKKEIIQVDSGELTHQTKIEVLPPVLVLHYKTFQYDLQTGVSEKIIKDFKFDVDLTIPKELLTTNARSKILPAQRNYKLCAVVFHHGKKATGGHYTSVTFDIASQSWLHKDDSNVTVIPESKLLQYYTNNITNQMPYMLFYRQRHLYSHNGASDSH; encoded by the exons ATGGAATCTACAAAAGCG AGTGAACAGGAGGTAAGATTCTCTGAGGTCAGCTTCCTGGACCTAAGAGGACTGGATGAAGCTGAGAGCCACAAGCTGTACCAAATTCTGGGTGTCCCCTTTCCTGACCAGGAGCAGCAAGGAGTCCTAGGAAACTCCGGTCAGACACAGGCACCTGAACCTTTGGGACACATCGGCACTGACTCACCAATTCAG tTTATGACTGAGAGTACCCTTCCGCCAGAAGCATTTGTAGGTTCAAATGAGCTGGGTCAGCACATAACAG CGTCAGAATTAAATACCCCCAGTTCTGTGGTAGACCGTCAGCATGGTCAGGGTTTGAATCCATTTCCTATGACAAATGGTTTTCAAGCTGTGGAGAGTTTTAAAGGGGTGCCATTGCATTTCTTCCCAGCACCAAACGGTGGACAAACCATGGTCCACGTACCCACACCAGTGCCCTTGATGCCTGGAG ACATTACACCAGATCTGGCTCAGTTCTATCAGACTCAACCCCCGCCAAACATGAGGGTGCCAGGAACGAACGTCAATGCGGCAGCTTTTGTCCCGGGCATGACATACCCAGTCCTGGCACCGACGGAACGCGTCCAAATGCAGCCAGTCAACTTCCCCTTTGCTCCTGTGACCCATCACGTGCCTATGCCTCCCATGGGCGCTCCTGTCAAACCGCAGCAAATGCAGGGGGTGCCGGTAGCACCCAACACCTGTGTTGCCTCCGTCTTGACTGGCAGTGCTGTTCCGATCCTCACCAGCTCCAAAAATGTCACTGCCCCAAACATCTCCAATGGCAATATCGCATCTGTGCCAGCTACAGTTAAACCTGCTTTTAGTCAGAATGATGCGCCTGCCGGTAAAGACGTGTCACAAGTCTTGTCTGCTAAGGGGCCTACTAAACCAAGTGTCAATGCACAGGGGCCTACTAAACCAAGTGTCAATGCACAGCTGCCAGCTAAAGAGTCAAACCAGAGCACCAGCATGATTGTACTGCCCACGCCATTGCCCGACAAGAACATGCAGCAAGGTGACAGCGCTGTGAAACCCACACGAGTGTCGAacagtgtgagtgtgtcagtgaACCTCGCTGTCACCTCTGCTGTGGGGGGTCACAGCACAGCACCACCCCCTGAAAAAATTCAACAGCCCACTCCTCCGCCAACCAAAGACTCAAAGAATTATTCAGCCCCTAAAGGGCCTACTATGCCTCCTGCTTCCACCCAGGCTGCCAACGCTCCGAGTGGTACAGCATTAAGTGACAGTACAGTGAACGCTTCTCCCTCTCTAAAAGTGCAGCCGGCTGTAAGGACTAGCAGTGTTACTCAGGGTGGGGTGACCTCCCCTCAAAATGTAGCCCGTGTCCCGCCACCAACACACTCTGAGAGGAGCGCtgaccctccccctccccctccccctgctGGCTTCCCGTCACTGGCCAGCACTGCCACCCCAAGAAAAGGAGCAGGATTTCTCAATGGCGTTTCTAGCTCTAGTGCTGAGGGGCTTTCTTCTTCTGCCAAGACTGCTGCAGCTCCCACTCCCAGTGCAGAACAAGCACCTCCTGCTGCTGGTGCTGATGCTACCTCTACTTCAGCAGCAGAAAAGGCCAA GCCTGAGGAGCCCAAGCCGGCCTTCAGTTttgcagcagctgctgcagcTCCGCCAACCAAAATGTCCTACGCCTTCTGCGtgaagggaaacaacccccAGGGTCCAGCCCCTGTTGTTATCTACAAGCCCGAGACGGAGAAAACGCCGACGACGTCACCATCAGCCGAGGAGTCCAAGGCACAGGAAAAACTTGTTGTGTCAGTGGAGAAGGACTCCATGAGCCTTAAACTTGGCG GGTTCCTGTCGACGTACGCAGTGAATCACGTTGGTGTGCCGTTGATCCCCCGCGGCATGACCAATACCAGCAACTGGTGTTTCATGAACTCG ACTCTGCAGGCCTTAATGAGTGCCCCACAGGTCTACCATCTCTTGAAGAACATGGGCATTCTCATGGACGAACACTGCCGCAAAGAGTCTTCAACCCCCATTTGTGACTCACT AGTGACATTCATAAACGAATTCAGCAAAGCCGGACGACAAG GCAACTCAAAACGTGGGAGAAATACAGAGGTGACCATAGGCCAGTCTTTTGACCCCAGCTACATCCGGAAGCTCTTGGTGTCTCACAACAGTTTTTCCAAAACATACAAG AACGGAAGACAGGAGGATGCCCATGAGTTCTTCCAAGCTCTTGTGAATGGCAGCCACGAGGAGCAGGCCCTCTTGATGAAACATGCAA CTGGGAAGGGCAAAGCAGAGGCCAATGGTTACCCAGAGGCGAACGGCTGCGATGCAGAAAACGCTGAGGAGGATGGCTCGGATGGGGATGGCTGGATGAAAGTCGACTCCAAGGGAAAGGCCACAGAAGTCAACTTGAACGttcgt CATGAGGAGGAGAAGACCCCTATGAAGCAGATCTTTGGAGGTGTGTCTGTGCGCTCCATCTTTCAACAAGGCAAAGGGGAACGAGCCACAGAGGAGCACTGGAATGACTTCCCCCTGGACAGTCAG TGTGGATCTGTCCTGGAAGCTCTTGTAAACATTACGAAGAAAGAAATCATTCAGGTGGACTCAGGG GAGCTGACTCATCAAACCAAGATTGAAGTCTTGCCCCCGGTGCTGGTGCTGCATTACAAGACGTTCCAGTATGACCTTCAGACAGGAGTGTCCGAAAAGATCATCAAGGACTTTAAGTTTGACGTAGACCTCACTATACCAAAAG AGCTGCTGACTACGAATGCAAGGAGCAAGATTCTGCCGGCTCAGCGAAACTACAAACTTTGTGCTG
- the LOC138974171 gene encoding ubiquitin carboxyl-terminal hydrolase 10-like isoform X2 — protein sequence MESTKASEQEVRFSEVSFLDLRGLDEAESHKLYQILGVPFPDQEQQGVLGNSGQTQAPEPLGHIGTDSPIQFMTESTLPPEAFVGSNELGQHITAPNGGQTMVHVPTPVPLMPGDITPDLAQFYQTQPPPNMRVPGTNVNAAAFVPGMTYPVLAPTERVQMQPVNFPFAPVTHHVPMPPMGAPVKPQQMQGVPVAPNTCVASVLTGSAVPILTSSKNVTAPNISNGNIASVPATVKPAFSQNDAPAGKDVSQVLSAKGPTKPSVNAQGPTKPSVNAQLPAKESNQSTSMIVLPTPLPDKNMQQGDSAVKPTRVSNSVSVSVNLAVTSAVGGHSTAPPPEKIQQPTPPPTKDSKNYSAPKGPTMPPASTQAANAPSGTALSDSTVNASPSLKVQPAVRTSSVTQGGVTSPQNVARVPPPTHSERSADPPPPPPPAGFPSLASTATPRKGAGFLNGVSSSSAEGLSSSAKTAAAPTPSAEQAPPAAGADATSTSAAEKAKPEEPKPAFSFAAAAAAPPTKMSYAFCVKGNNPQGPAPVVIYKPETEKTPTTSPSAEESKAQEKLVVSVEKDSMSLKLGGFLSTYAVNHVGVPLIPRGMTNTSNWCFMNSTLQALMSAPQVYHLLKNMGILMDEHCRKESSTPICDSLVTFINEFSKAGRQGNSKRGRNTEVTIGQSFDPSYIRKLLVSHNSFSKTYKNGRQEDAHEFFQALVNGSHEEQALLMKHATGKGKAEANGYPEANGCDAENAEEDGSDGDGWMKVDSKGKATEVNLNVRHEEEKTPMKQIFGGVSVRSIFQQGKGERATEEHWNDFPLDSQCGSVLEALVNITKKEIIQVDSGELTHQTKIEVLPPVLVLHYKTFQYDLQTGVSEKIIKDFKFDVDLTIPKELLTTNARSKILPAQRNYKLCAVVFHHGKKATGGHYTSVTFDIASQSWLHKDDSNVTVIPESKLLQYYTNNITNQMPYMLFYRQRHLYSHNGASDSH from the exons ATGGAATCTACAAAAGCG AGTGAACAGGAGGTAAGATTCTCTGAGGTCAGCTTCCTGGACCTAAGAGGACTGGATGAAGCTGAGAGCCACAAGCTGTACCAAATTCTGGGTGTCCCCTTTCCTGACCAGGAGCAGCAAGGAGTCCTAGGAAACTCCGGTCAGACACAGGCACCTGAACCTTTGGGACACATCGGCACTGACTCACCAATTCAG tTTATGACTGAGAGTACCCTTCCGCCAGAAGCATTTGTAGGTTCAAATGAGCTGGGTCAGCACATAACAG CACCAAACGGTGGACAAACCATGGTCCACGTACCCACACCAGTGCCCTTGATGCCTGGAG ACATTACACCAGATCTGGCTCAGTTCTATCAGACTCAACCCCCGCCAAACATGAGGGTGCCAGGAACGAACGTCAATGCGGCAGCTTTTGTCCCGGGCATGACATACCCAGTCCTGGCACCGACGGAACGCGTCCAAATGCAGCCAGTCAACTTCCCCTTTGCTCCTGTGACCCATCACGTGCCTATGCCTCCCATGGGCGCTCCTGTCAAACCGCAGCAAATGCAGGGGGTGCCGGTAGCACCCAACACCTGTGTTGCCTCCGTCTTGACTGGCAGTGCTGTTCCGATCCTCACCAGCTCCAAAAATGTCACTGCCCCAAACATCTCCAATGGCAATATCGCATCTGTGCCAGCTACAGTTAAACCTGCTTTTAGTCAGAATGATGCGCCTGCCGGTAAAGACGTGTCACAAGTCTTGTCTGCTAAGGGGCCTACTAAACCAAGTGTCAATGCACAGGGGCCTACTAAACCAAGTGTCAATGCACAGCTGCCAGCTAAAGAGTCAAACCAGAGCACCAGCATGATTGTACTGCCCACGCCATTGCCCGACAAGAACATGCAGCAAGGTGACAGCGCTGTGAAACCCACACGAGTGTCGAacagtgtgagtgtgtcagtgaACCTCGCTGTCACCTCTGCTGTGGGGGGTCACAGCACAGCACCACCCCCTGAAAAAATTCAACAGCCCACTCCTCCGCCAACCAAAGACTCAAAGAATTATTCAGCCCCTAAAGGGCCTACTATGCCTCCTGCTTCCACCCAGGCTGCCAACGCTCCGAGTGGTACAGCATTAAGTGACAGTACAGTGAACGCTTCTCCCTCTCTAAAAGTGCAGCCGGCTGTAAGGACTAGCAGTGTTACTCAGGGTGGGGTGACCTCCCCTCAAAATGTAGCCCGTGTCCCGCCACCAACACACTCTGAGAGGAGCGCtgaccctccccctccccctccccctgctGGCTTCCCGTCACTGGCCAGCACTGCCACCCCAAGAAAAGGAGCAGGATTTCTCAATGGCGTTTCTAGCTCTAGTGCTGAGGGGCTTTCTTCTTCTGCCAAGACTGCTGCAGCTCCCACTCCCAGTGCAGAACAAGCACCTCCTGCTGCTGGTGCTGATGCTACCTCTACTTCAGCAGCAGAAAAGGCCAA GCCTGAGGAGCCCAAGCCGGCCTTCAGTTttgcagcagctgctgcagcTCCGCCAACCAAAATGTCCTACGCCTTCTGCGtgaagggaaacaacccccAGGGTCCAGCCCCTGTTGTTATCTACAAGCCCGAGACGGAGAAAACGCCGACGACGTCACCATCAGCCGAGGAGTCCAAGGCACAGGAAAAACTTGTTGTGTCAGTGGAGAAGGACTCCATGAGCCTTAAACTTGGCG GGTTCCTGTCGACGTACGCAGTGAATCACGTTGGTGTGCCGTTGATCCCCCGCGGCATGACCAATACCAGCAACTGGTGTTTCATGAACTCG ACTCTGCAGGCCTTAATGAGTGCCCCACAGGTCTACCATCTCTTGAAGAACATGGGCATTCTCATGGACGAACACTGCCGCAAAGAGTCTTCAACCCCCATTTGTGACTCACT AGTGACATTCATAAACGAATTCAGCAAAGCCGGACGACAAG GCAACTCAAAACGTGGGAGAAATACAGAGGTGACCATAGGCCAGTCTTTTGACCCCAGCTACATCCGGAAGCTCTTGGTGTCTCACAACAGTTTTTCCAAAACATACAAG AACGGAAGACAGGAGGATGCCCATGAGTTCTTCCAAGCTCTTGTGAATGGCAGCCACGAGGAGCAGGCCCTCTTGATGAAACATGCAA CTGGGAAGGGCAAAGCAGAGGCCAATGGTTACCCAGAGGCGAACGGCTGCGATGCAGAAAACGCTGAGGAGGATGGCTCGGATGGGGATGGCTGGATGAAAGTCGACTCCAAGGGAAAGGCCACAGAAGTCAACTTGAACGttcgt CATGAGGAGGAGAAGACCCCTATGAAGCAGATCTTTGGAGGTGTGTCTGTGCGCTCCATCTTTCAACAAGGCAAAGGGGAACGAGCCACAGAGGAGCACTGGAATGACTTCCCCCTGGACAGTCAG TGTGGATCTGTCCTGGAAGCTCTTGTAAACATTACGAAGAAAGAAATCATTCAGGTGGACTCAGGG GAGCTGACTCATCAAACCAAGATTGAAGTCTTGCCCCCGGTGCTGGTGCTGCATTACAAGACGTTCCAGTATGACCTTCAGACAGGAGTGTCCGAAAAGATCATCAAGGACTTTAAGTTTGACGTAGACCTCACTATACCAAAAG AGCTGCTGACTACGAATGCAAGGAGCAAGATTCTGCCGGCTCAGCGAAACTACAAACTTTGTGCTG